The Candidatus Peribacteria bacterium region AAGAAGCGAAGCGCGGTATCTCCGTGTCGCGCCGCATGATTGATGAAGAGGAGGAAGCAATCGAAGCAGTCGATGAGGAAGGCAACGTGATTGCCGGAGAAAAAATGGTCGTGCGCACGGAAGAAGACCCGACTGCAGATGATTTCCTGGGCCCTGTCGGCAAGTGGCTCTTCCAGAATATGCCCCTCACCACCGTGGAAGTCGCACTCGGCTGGACCGCCGCCCCTTCCACAGCACCCGCTGCATCCACAGAAACGGGCAACGAGGAACAAGACAACGATCAACCGATCAGCGTCTACACTGTCGCCCTGCCCGCCCGCGCTCCGAAACAACTACTGCTCGATCTGAAGGAAGTATTCCAGGCCTTTCCGGGACCCGAGAAAATCCAGCTGCAGATCGGCGAGCAAATCATTCCCCTTCCGCTTACCGTGACCACATCCCCACTGCTGGAAGAACGCATTGCAGAAGCCCTGAAGCGCCATACCACTGCATAAAAAATAATCATGCGGTAATCTGCATAGAAAAATTGACACCTGCATCCGTCGGAGGAGAATGAATGGTTCTATGGACACACTCTTCATCACCCTCGCAGCCGCCATTGCCGTCACGCTGCTCAGCGAAGGAGTGCTCTGGTGGATTTTCCGACAAAAACTCACGCCGCTCGTCTTTCCCCATGAACTCGACACATCGTACTTCCGCTTCTTCAGCATGCGACGCCTGCGGATAGCGGCAGCGCTGCACACACTGATGGTCGCCACTTGTATTGCTATCTGCATCTCACTCCTGTGGTAGACACGCCATTCGAGCGCCGGCAGATCGATTTCCCGGGCAAGGACCAGGGAGAAGAATTTCAGTTCTATTTCCGCCAGCACTGGATCCGTCTGTGGAAACCGTTCCGACGATTGATTCTATGGACTGCAGTGATTGTCGGCGCATTGTTCGTTGCGAACGCAACCTTCGGTGACGCAGACTCGACCACAATGCGCCGCACTATCACACTGATCCTCTGCACGTTTTTTCTGTTCGGTCAGCTCGCATTTCTGGTCTCGTTTTATAAATATTTTCTGTACGTGATTATCGTCACTGACAAAAAAGTGCACCGAATCAAAAAGACACTTGTCACGGTTGATGATCACCAGAGCATTGATTTGTGGACACTCGAAGATATTACAAAAAACCAGCATGGCATCGTCCAGAATCTTCTGGGATTCGGGACCCTGGTGCTTGTGATGCAAACGCAGGATGCGCTTCGCATTCACTTCACCCCCTTCATTTCCCTCAAACATGAAATGATCATGCGGCTCCGCGAAAACGCCCGGCAGCGCCTGGCACCACAAGAAGTCGCACGGGTGCTTTCTCCCGAGCAAAAGCCAGAGGCATAGGCCGAAAAAATCTGTAGAATGTCTTCATGCAGATTCTCGCGTTTTCCGATGCAGCCCTGAAAGAAGCAATCACCGTCCTGAAAAACGGCGGCGTCATCGCACATGCGACAGAGACATGTTACGGACTGGCATGTGATCTGCGTGAACCACTCGCGGTGAAAAAACTCTTCACTATCAAACAGCGTCCGGAAAGCCAGCCGGTCAGCGGGCTATTTGCGACGGTTGATATCGCAAAAAAATGGGTCGTCTGGAATAAGAAAGCGGATGAACTGGCAAAGCAGTATTTGCCCGGTCCACTCACGCTCATTCTCCCCATTCGCCCGGATGCCCCCGCTGCTATTTTCCCGACACTCCTCGTCCGTGAGACGCTTGGTGTACGCATC contains the following coding sequences:
- a CDS encoding threonylcarbamoyl-AMP synthase; the protein is MQILAFSDAALKEAITVLKNGGVIAHATETCYGLACDLREPLAVKKLFTIKQRPESQPVSGLFATVDIAKKWVVWNKKADELAKQYLPGPLTLILPIRPDAPAAIFPTLLVRETLGVRISSHKHAQKLAQEYGAPLTTTSANVHGKPNPYSAEDIVNQFADQEFKPDLILDSGTLPHVPPSTVINLTTDDDKTLRSGTIKL